From the Halorhabdus utahensis DSM 12940 genome, one window contains:
- a CDS encoding metal-dependent hydrolase — protein sequence MPSTVVHLALAGLIAAALLGHAFDWRALAIVLALVVIPDLDAFGGLIVPGGHRALLHTLLVPVGLAALVYFDTSVRSSSWLADRLGGHGPRVAWVGILAIGFAGIGPDLFGAGANIFYPVHDQFYAFNGKLELSTQRGLVQTFVDLAPDATDGGGTAVGSTQEVHISSGVDPVRGPEPATVDRVFPIARSGTKLLLVLTSIVVVGIRLVETRLAETDPAK from the coding sequence ATGCCCTCGACCGTGGTACACCTTGCCCTGGCTGGGCTGATCGCAGCGGCGCTGCTCGGGCATGCGTTCGACTGGCGTGCCCTCGCCATCGTACTCGCGCTGGTGGTGATCCCCGACCTGGATGCCTTCGGTGGTCTCATCGTTCCGGGTGGGCATCGGGCACTGCTTCACACGCTGTTGGTCCCGGTCGGGCTGGCCGCACTGGTCTATTTTGACACCAGCGTTCGGTCGTCGTCCTGGCTCGCCGATCGGCTCGGTGGACACGGCCCCCGGGTCGCCTGGGTCGGAATCCTGGCGATCGGCTTCGCGGGGATCGGCCCGGATCTGTTCGGAGCCGGGGCGAACATTTTCTACCCGGTCCACGATCAGTTCTACGCGTTCAACGGGAAACTCGAACTCTCGACCCAACGCGGTCTCGTCCAGACGTTCGTCGACCTTGCGCCGGACGCGACCGACGGTGGCGGAACCGCGGTCGGCTCGACCCAGGAGGTCCACATCAGCTCCGGTGTCGATCCGGTACGCGGCCCGGAACCTGCAACCGTCGATCGCGTCTTCCCGATCGCACGGTCGGGTACCAAACTGCTGCTCGTGCTCACCAGTATCGTTGTCGTCGGGATACGGCTGGTCGAAACTCGGCTGGCTGAAACCGATCCCGCGAAGTGA